In Aphelocoma coerulescens isolate FSJ_1873_10779 chromosome 23, UR_Acoe_1.0, whole genome shotgun sequence, a genomic segment contains:
- the LOC138121847 gene encoding testis-specific gene A8 protein-like, which yields MTDGEISKQDLADRASGASDGGSGKFPLAPQAEPAPAQPAQSQDCAAPRDPAPAEAAARGSAMELNAAAEQETSAALGTAATPETAAAAAVPVRSGPAEMASRKEAAVQTAVQPTVVCAVCSGSSESVPLHPSLFATSVSELPLPDDSSSGSEADEVLALGRKAAIAGH from the coding sequence ATGACTGACGGAGAGATATCCAAACAGGACCTAGCTGACCGGGCTTCAGGGGCAAGTGATGGTGGATCTGGAAAATTCCCcctggctccacaggcagagcctgcgccggctcaacctgcacaatcgcaggactgcGCGGCCCCAAGGGACCCCGCGCCGGCAGAGGCTGCAGCGCGGGGTTCAGCAATGGAGCTGAATGCTGCCGCGGAGCAAGAGACGAGTGCAGCACTGGGCACAGCTGCAACCCCAGAGacggctgcagcagcagcagtaccaGTTCGGTCAGGACCGGCCGAGATGGCATCCCGTAAAGaggctgctgttcaaactgcagtGCAGCCAACTgtagtctgtgctgtctgttctggctCTAGTGAATCTGTCCCTCTCCACCCATCTCTGTTCGCTACCAGTGtctcagagttgcctttgcctgatgattcctcatcgggaagtgaggcagatgaggttctggccctgGGGCGTAAAGCTGCCATAGCCGGGCACTGA